Proteins from a single region of Chryseobacterium sp. W4I1:
- a CDS encoding transglutaminase-like domain-containing protein gives MRKLILTAVCTGILVCVNGQKHEFLNPPKFDNADLSKERSALDENAPAEILYKSVHFGVDTSTGDLRKQVFYRVKIYDKDKAEDWLNLEIPLYKNSHGDEEGLNKMKAFVYNLENGSAITTKVDKSSKYKSKESKYTTITKFAFPNVKNGSVIEYQYEVLSPFLYSVPQIVIESDTPSLYTEYILDAPTYISYNVNYTGSLAPKYRMVEEKTMFGMPFKTYRFGYENLKGFKTEKFVKNDRNYRTKVSAELHSTNFGQLKMHSSSWEEIKEKLYKDEDFGVELKKTKLAKENMPASVSDLKSDTEKADAIFNYVKNTFTWNKDRGIYTENGIKKLLETKTGNAAEINLFLVMMLREAGLKAEPLIISTVDNGVINVVSPSIVGANFVIAAVKLKEGFNLYDATSKQSSRDNLPPRDWNQYGILIAKDKAVMMQMGNTTSSFNYLTTEAKINEDGSISGTYSDKDTGSYAMFVKESYDENAEKYKKQYKENYSIDFTGIDSKILENGDFESTMQFSSDNLIDKVGKKMIINPMLFLSRNTNDFDQADERKYPIDFISAFTKVKKVTLEIPEGYIIEAMPKSKKIVTQDKEIEYSYVTEQKGNKLEILSTMKIASPDYPKEYYPAFKQIWETASKSENQVISLIKKS, from the coding sequence ATGAGAAAACTTATATTAACAGCAGTCTGCACAGGAATTCTGGTTTGTGTAAACGGCCAGAAGCACGAATTTCTGAATCCTCCTAAATTTGATAATGCTGATCTGTCTAAAGAAAGATCGGCACTCGATGAAAATGCACCTGCGGAGATTTTATATAAATCAGTGCATTTTGGAGTAGACACTTCCACTGGAGATCTCCGGAAACAGGTCTTCTACAGGGTAAAGATTTACGATAAAGATAAAGCAGAAGACTGGCTGAATCTTGAAATTCCGTTATATAAAAATTCTCATGGTGATGAAGAGGGCTTAAACAAAATGAAAGCTTTTGTATATAACCTCGAGAATGGGTCTGCTATAACTACAAAAGTAGATAAAAGCTCAAAATATAAGAGTAAGGAAAGCAAGTATACCACGATCACGAAATTTGCTTTTCCCAATGTTAAGAACGGTTCAGTTATAGAATACCAGTATGAGGTTTTGTCTCCGTTTTTATATTCGGTGCCTCAGATCGTTATAGAATCTGATACACCATCATTATATACAGAATATATTCTGGATGCTCCCACCTATATATCTTACAATGTGAATTACACGGGATCTTTAGCCCCAAAATACAGGATGGTAGAAGAAAAAACAATGTTTGGAATGCCATTTAAAACTTACAGATTCGGATATGAAAATCTAAAAGGTTTCAAAACTGAAAAATTTGTAAAAAACGATAGAAATTACCGTACAAAAGTGAGTGCGGAGCTTCATTCAACAAATTTCGGACAACTGAAAATGCATTCCTCTTCCTGGGAAGAAATCAAAGAAAAACTGTATAAAGATGAAGACTTTGGGGTTGAACTGAAAAAAACGAAATTAGCTAAAGAGAATATGCCTGCCTCTGTTTCAGATCTCAAATCAGATACGGAAAAAGCTGATGCTATTTTTAATTATGTGAAAAATACATTTACCTGGAATAAAGACCGTGGAATCTATACAGAGAATGGTATAAAAAAACTTCTAGAAACCAAAACAGGAAATGCTGCTGAAATCAATCTATTTCTTGTCATGATGCTTAGAGAGGCCGGATTAAAAGCGGAACCACTTATTATTTCTACAGTGGATAACGGGGTGATCAACGTAGTTTCTCCAAGTATTGTAGGTGCTAATTTTGTCATTGCAGCAGTTAAATTGAAAGAAGGATTTAATCTCTATGATGCTACCTCAAAACAGTCGTCAAGGGATAATCTGCCTCCGAGAGACTGGAACCAATATGGTATTCTCATAGCTAAAGATAAAGCTGTGATGATGCAGATGGGAAATACAACGTCCAGTTTTAATTACCTCACGACAGAAGCTAAGATCAATGAAGATGGAAGTATTTCCGGGACTTATTCCGATAAAGATACCGGTTCTTATGCCATGTTTGTTAAAGAAAGCTATGATGAAAATGCCGAAAAATATAAAAAACAGTATAAAGAAAATTATTCAATAGATTTCACGGGAATTGATTCCAAAATTCTGGAAAACGGAGATTTTGAAAGCACTATGCAATTTTCATCAGATAACCTGATTGATAAAGTAGGTAAAAAGATGATCATCAATCCAATGCTTTTTTTAAGCAGAAATACCAATGATTTTGATCAGGCCGATGAAAGAAAGTATCCTATCGACTTTATTTCTGCATTTACTAAAGTGAAAAAAGTGACGCTGGAAATACCTGAAGGTTACATTATAGAAGCAATGCCTAAAAGTAAAAAGATCGTTACTCAGGACAAAGAAATTGAGTACAGCTATGTTACAGAGCAAAAAGGTAACAAGCTGGAAATTCTTTCTACCATGAAAATTGCAAGCCCTGATTATCCCAAAGAATATTACCCTGCATTTAAGCAGATTTGGGAAACAGCTTCAAAAAGTGAAAACCAGGTGATAAGTCTGATCAAAAAATCATAG